Proteins encoded together in one Triticum dicoccoides isolate Atlit2015 ecotype Zavitan chromosome 7B, WEW_v2.0, whole genome shotgun sequence window:
- the LOC119335801 gene encoding uncharacterized protein LOC119335801, protein MVRSGMGKPGGSGSNSKSAFRRALSKVHTHRQEQGSAKKASDGSRSKKRSSVKKKPWKDKLYTRCAPSIIIDLLEDLGEQQRRLVEEMGFQGLYSLKLHKLNKPIGAWLLSKFDAELLLFFAGTSRELKMTPEDVNRVSGLPCSGQIIIPPSTQDVSSMKAYFCGVFRKDSWDEITISSLLKIISKKYVDPMTNDEILQFKTAFAFCVVTKFLAPQSLNNFISTRYLKPVFDMANIHTYN, encoded by the exons ATGGTCCGATCTG GTATGGGCAAGCCCGGCGGTAGCGGTAGCAACTCCAAATCTGCATTTAGGCGAGCTCTTTCGAAAGTACATACTCATAGGCAAGAACAGGGGTCTGCCAAAAAAGCTTCCGATGGCTCTCGCTCAAAGAAACGGAGCTCCGTCAAGAAGAAACCATGGAAGGACAAGTTGTACACCAGGTGTGCTCCTTCTATCATTATAGATCTCTTGGAAGACCTAGGTGAGCAGCAGAGAAGGCTTGTAGAAGAGATGGGTTTTCAGGGATTATATAGTCTGAAGCTACATAAGCTGAATAAACCGATAGGAGCCTGGCTCCTAAGTAAATTTGATGCGGAATTGTTGCTTTTTTTCGCTGGGACAAGCAGGGAGCTCAAGATGACACCCGAGGATGTTAATCGTGTGAGTGGACTCCCTTGTTCCGGCCAGATCATAATACCTCCAAGCACACAGGATGTTAGTTCCATGAAAGCATATTTTTGTGGTGTTTTTAGAAAAGATTCATGGGATGAAATCACCATCAGTAGCCTTTTGAagataatttcaaaaaaatatgtTGATCCGATGACAAATGATGAGATCCTCCAATTCAAGACCGCGTTTGCATTTTGTGTTGTTACCAAATTCTTAGCTCCACAGTCCCTTAATAACTTCATATCAACACGATATCTGAAACCGGTGTTTGATATGGCGAACATTCATACATACAACTAG
- the LOC119338953 gene encoding protein FAR1-RELATED SEQUENCE 5-like produces the protein MVAGETGSTVAGGGMDADGGSAVVRIIQQEQNTGAEDGLEKIPLEGVIVDNEVADAPIPSCFYQPSAVVPKLGQLFKEDTDGFAFYNLYAGFHGFGIRHHKKRDRNGGVKSMQEYCCVRQGIDKSTKGASTRIGCKAMIRLNRFSERQQWMSIVQGLVDNEMPPTGMYGLLSGMHGGPGLAPFTRRVVNRLAYSIRRDDCADDIEKTLEYFQELQSRSKNLYYTMQTDGAGRIKNLFWSHALSRLSFEHFGDVVTFDTTYQTNMYNMPLGVFVGVNNHCQTVVFGCAMMREETVESFKWLFRAFSKAMHWKKPAAILTDNCYQMEAAIKAVWPGVYHRVCKWHILKNAKENLGNIYSKRSTFKDEFHRVLNEPQTIDEFEKAWTDLIKRYNLEESVYLKRMWDIKEKWAPVYFKSYFFAKMSTTQRSESMNHVLKKYVRPSSPMNVLVRKYESFFYDRIQEEDAEEFHTSDDKVITATKSPLEKHVARVYTRGAYKKFKEQFVWSVSYDIRPSMDEHHFMVIHMGEEKDSWGRKEYDVYATIGERDFSCVCKLFEHLGILCRHILKVMVQFGFREIPEQYVKKRWTRSARDSIPEHLKEYVNDNEAAASRTYRHDLMYQTALDMVRLGDTNTESYRKTMDVMCKHISDLKILAATEETSTKESRKSERLSGKIVAADVMSEFDEDLLNDNFVDDFEAQEGAGEESFDEEIEGQEFVETPFGCDILPPEFRRGRGRPKVRRFKSKAEMASRHGKKSGHVSQMKNVETGSSSAGARPMQIRYCGSCGQQGHNKSTCGRDSTYKRK, from the exons ATGGTGGCTGGGGAAACCGGCAGCACGGTCGCCGGTGGAGGGATGGACGCAGATGGTGGCAGTGCTGTCGTACGTATCATTCAGCAGGAGCAGAACACGGGCGCAGAAGATGGCCTAGAGAAAATTCCACTCGAGGG GGTGATAGTTGATAATGAAGTTGCTGATGCTCCCATTCCTAGTTGCTTTTATCAACCATCAGCAGTAGTGCCCAAATTAGGGCAATTATTCAAGGAAGACACGGATGGGTTTGCATTTTATAATCTTTATGCTGGATTCCATGGTTTCGGTATTAGGCATCACAAGAAAAGAGATAGGAATGGAGGTGTGAAAAGCATGCAAGAGTACTGCTGTGTACGCCAG GGGATAGACAAAAGTACGAAAGGTGCATCAACTAGGATTGGTTGCAAAGCTATGATTAGGCTTAACCGTTTTTCAGAGAGGCAACAATGGATG agtatcgtgcaaggtttggtagaCAATGAGATGCCTCCGACGGGCATGTACGGATTGCTTTCAGGAATGCATGGAGGCCCTGGTTTGGCGCCTTTTACAAGAAGGGTGGTGAACAGATTGGCCTATTCTATTCGGAGAGATGATTGTGCGGATGATATTGAGAAAACATTGGAGTACTTTCAAGAGCTGCAGAGTCGGAGCAAGAACTTGTATTACACCATGCAGACAGATGGGGCTGGTAGGATTAAAAATCTATTTTGGTCGCATGCACTGTCGAGACTTAGTTTTGAGCACTTTGGTGATGTTGTTACGTTTGATACAACATATCAGACAAATATGTATAACATGCCTCTTGGTGTTTTTGTTGGGGTGAATAATCATTGCCAAACTGTAGTATTTGGTTGTGCAATGATGAGAGAGGAAACAGTGGAATCTTTCAAATGGTTGTTCCGCGCTTTTAGTAAGGCGATGCATTGGAAGAAACCAGCGGCAATTCTCACAG ATAACTGCTATCAGATGGAAGCGGCGATCAAAGCTGTGTGGCCTGGTGTGTATCACAGAGTTTGCAAGTGGCATATTTTGAAGAACGCTAAAGAGAACCTTGGAAACATATATAGCAAGAGGAGCACATTCAAGGATGAGTTTCATAGAGTTCTGAATGAACCGCAGACAATAGACGAGTTTGAAAAAGCATGGACTGATTTAATCAAGAGGTATAATCTAGAGGAGAGTGTGTACTTGAAACGGATGTGGGATATTAAGGAGAAGTGGGCTCCTGTTTACTTCAAGTCTTATTTTTTTGCTAAAATGTCGACCACTCAGAGAAGTGAGAGCATGAATCATGTTCTGAAGAAGTATGTGAGGCCATCTTCCCCAATGAATGTGCTTGTTAGAAAGTATGAAAGTTTCTTTTATGACAGAATTCAGGAGGAAGACGCGGAGGAGTTTCACACATCTGAT GACAAGGTGATTACAGCAACGAAGTCGCCTTTGGAAAAACATGTTGCACGTGTTTACACAAGAGGTGCTTACAAAAAGTTCAAGGAACAATTTGTGTGGAGTGTCTCGTATGATATAAGACCATCGATGGATGAACATCATTTTATGGTGATACATATGGGCGAAGAAAAGGATAGCTGGGGCAGGAAAGAGTATGATGTGTATGCAACTATCGGTGAGAGAGATTTTTCTTGTGTCTGCAAACTGTTTGAGCACTTGGGAATACTATGCCGGCACATATTGAAG GTTATGGTGCAGTTCGGGTTCAGGGAGATACCAGAACAGTACGTGAAGAAGAGGTGGACTAGAAGTGCTAGAGATTCCATCCCAGAACACCTAaaagagtacgtaaatgataatgaAGCTGCTGCGTCGAGGACTTATCGACATGACCTGATGTATCAGACGGCACTCGATATGGTTAGGCTCGGTGATACGaacacagagtcgtatcggaagactATGGATGTCATGTGCAAGCACATTAGTGATTTGAAAATACTGGCTGCCACAGAAGAAACAAGCACCAAGGAGAGTAGAAAGAGTGAAAGATTATCAGGGAAGATAGTTGCTGCTGATGTGATGagtgagttcgacgaggacctgctGAACGATAACTTTGTAGATGACTTTGAGGCacaagaaggtgctggtgaagaatCGTTTGATGAGGAAATAGAAGGTCAGGAGtttgtagaaactccatttggatgtgACATACTTCCTCCAGAATTTAGAAGAGGGAGGGGACGACCTAAAGTCCGAAGGTTCAAGTCAAAGGCAGAAATGGCGTCTCGGCATGGTAAGAAAAGCGGACACGTATCCCAAATGAAAAATGTTGAAACTGGGAGTAGTTCTGCGGGGGCTAGACCGATGCAAATTAGGTATTGTGGCAGCTGTGGTCAGCAAGGACACAATAAAAGTACGTGTGGCCGTGATTCGACTTACAAGAGAAAGTAG
- the LOC119341486 gene encoding uncharacterized protein LOC119341486 has protein sequence MVADTAVVPDTPDRQQQAAQTDFPVQTPTSISPHSLLQEMSAARISIHEECGLPKVQPKTRRRIIGEPSDMLVNIPKRIIRPSRMVQSPFLCKQYISVRVDVKALEDLYTYTISITNEEQLRKIWVHMSEPVPRFLKLKQIQEALSQDAELQDDAFNVAIQALFEDEIERFTGSDFLGWRHFINQDFAMHATAGGADWNAEEHVYLFNDIHIPYDVSKSRLLHVPLHQPFHFSLYTFDMENEKIQILDPFRDISKGGKDIEARHSKTKDHVARALQECMMFSFPDWKRDISIWQHEFPTNIPAITNRMETAFHVLSYMKNWDARSLVNPLPYDSREAQKDFLANLLSFKTNEAIIPESVDRLVKALRRN, from the exons ATGGTAGCTGATACAGCCGTAGTGCCAGATACACCAGATCGGCAGCAACAAGCTGCACAAACAG ATTTTCCTGTCCAAACTCCTACATCCATATCACCTCATTCTTTATTACAAGAAATGAGTGCGGCAAGAATATCGATACATGAGGAATGTGGTCTCCCAAAAGTTCAACCCAAAACAAGGAGGAGAATCATTGGAGAACCATCTGATATGCTTGTAAACATACCAAAGCGAATAATTAGACCCAGTAGAATGGTTCAGTCCCCATTTCTGTGCAAACAATACATAAGTGTGAGGGTCGATGTCAAGGCATTAGAAGATTTATACACATATACTATATCCATTACTAATGAAGAACAACTGAG AAAAATCTGGGTACACATGTCTGAACCTGTGCCCAGGTTTTTGAAACTGAAACAGATACAAGAAGCCCTTAGTCAAGATGCTGAACTTCAAGATGATGCTTTCAATGTTGCTATACAAGCACTGTTCGAGGATGAGATAGAAAGGTTTACTGGTAGCGATTTCTTAGGCTGGAGGCATTTCATAAATCAAGATTTTGCG ATGCATGCAACCGCTGGCGGGGCAGACTGGAACGCCGAGGAGCATGTCTACTTATTCAATGACATTCATATACCATACGACGTGTCAAAAAGCCGACTG CTACATGTCCCTTTGCACCAACCATTTCATTTCTCTCTGTACACATTCGACATGGAGAACGAGAAGATTCAAATCTTGGATCCCTTTAGGGATATAAGCAAAGGAGGGAAGGACATAGAAGCTCGACACTCTAAGACGAAAGACCATGTTGCTAGGGCATTACAGGAGTGCATGATGTTTTCCTTTCCAGATTGGAAACGTGATATTTCAATCTGGCAGCATGAGTTCCCCACAAATATTCCAGCAATTACTAACAG GATGGAAACTGCTTTCCATGTACTGAGTTACATGAAAAATTGGGATGCAAGATCCTTGGTCAACCCACTACCCTAT GATTCAAGAGAGGCACAGAAGGACTTTCTCGCGAACCTCCTATCCTTCAAGACTAATGAAGCAATAATCCCAGAGAGTGTCGACCGGCTGGTGAAAGCACTCAGGAGAAATTAA